The following are encoded together in the Vibrio zhugei genome:
- a CDS encoding aminopeptidase P family protein, protein MQVTAQRVEALRGYMAQHKLDAIIIPHEDEYLGEYIPEHNERLHWLTGFTGSAGAAVVTATSAAIFVDGRYTVQVAKQVPNDIFEYRHLIEEPYLDWITSTLPSGSKVGFDPRMHSALWLRNAQSTLAQHVHLVVMEHNPIDELWTDRPAPVVSEMRLMSQDLVGEDSHSKRQRIAQVLNQNHAESAVLTALDSICWLLNIRGLDVSRLPVVLSHAIIHKDASVEFFLDPARLADGFSVHVGPDVRVHHPDQLPTKLQELDSKRVMLDPATSNAWMMLTLQNANAHILQSADPCALPKAAKNATEIAGMKACHIRDGAAMVKFLCWLDQQVAKQTPLDEAIIADTLYAFRKEDETLADLSFDTISAAGSNAAMCHYNHLNQPEPGKLTNNTLYLVDSGGQYIDGTTDITRTIAIGEINQEMKQQFTLVLKGHIALDQARFPKGTCGHHLDVLARQYLWAKGYDFDHGTGHGVGHFLNVHEGPQRISKATNPVALQPGMILSNEPGYYRADAFGIRIENLELVVDVPTAGDSHMLGFESLTRCPIDTRAIDTSLLTSGEIEWLNHYHQLVWDDVNPLVEGEVKTWLYHATQPLTFNT, encoded by the coding sequence ATGCAAGTCACAGCTCAACGTGTCGAAGCCCTACGTGGCTACATGGCACAACATAAACTCGATGCCATTATTATTCCCCATGAAGATGAATATTTGGGAGAGTACATCCCAGAACATAACGAACGTCTTCACTGGCTCACTGGTTTTACCGGCTCTGCTGGTGCAGCGGTCGTCACCGCGACGTCGGCTGCCATTTTTGTGGATGGTCGCTACACGGTGCAGGTCGCCAAGCAAGTCCCCAATGATATTTTTGAATACCGCCATCTGATTGAAGAACCCTATTTAGACTGGATTACTTCCACACTTCCTTCAGGCAGCAAAGTCGGCTTTGATCCACGCATGCACAGTGCGCTATGGCTACGCAACGCCCAAAGCACTCTCGCCCAGCATGTTCACCTAGTGGTGATGGAACATAACCCTATCGATGAACTTTGGACAGACCGTCCAGCGCCTGTCGTCTCCGAGATGCGCTTAATGAGTCAAGATTTGGTCGGAGAAGATAGCCACAGCAAACGCCAAAGAATCGCCCAAGTTCTCAACCAGAACCATGCAGAAAGTGCGGTATTGACCGCTTTAGACTCTATATGTTGGCTATTGAACATTCGTGGTCTAGACGTCTCTCGCCTCCCCGTGGTGTTGTCTCATGCGATCATTCATAAAGACGCCAGTGTTGAGTTTTTCCTCGACCCAGCGCGTTTAGCCGATGGATTTTCTGTACACGTTGGGCCCGATGTGCGTGTCCATCACCCCGATCAGCTGCCAACCAAGCTTCAAGAATTAGACAGTAAACGTGTCATGCTCGATCCAGCGACCAGTAATGCTTGGATGATGCTAACACTACAAAATGCCAACGCACACATTCTTCAAAGCGCCGATCCTTGTGCGTTACCCAAGGCGGCCAAAAATGCCACGGAGATCGCTGGCATGAAAGCATGTCATATTCGTGACGGTGCAGCGATGGTGAAATTTCTGTGTTGGCTTGATCAGCAAGTGGCCAAACAAACTCCACTCGATGAAGCCATCATCGCCGATACGCTATACGCTTTCAGAAAAGAAGACGAGACGTTGGCTGATTTAAGTTTTGATACCATTTCCGCCGCGGGCAGTAACGCTGCGATGTGTCACTACAATCACCTTAATCAACCAGAACCGGGTAAACTGACCAATAATACGTTATATCTGGTCGACTCTGGTGGTCAGTATATTGATGGCACAACCGATATCACTCGTACCATTGCTATTGGTGAGATTAACCAAGAAATGAAGCAGCAATTTACTCTTGTTCTAAAAGGCCATATTGCTTTAGATCAAGCTCGCTTTCCTAAAGGGACCTGTGGTCACCACCTCGATGTTTTGGCACGTCAATACCTTTGGGCGAAGGGTTACGACTTCGATCATGGCACTGGTCATGGTGTCGGTCACTTCCTTAATGTTCATGAGGGGCCACAACGTATCAGTAAAGCGACCAACCCCGTTGCACTTCAACCAGGTATGATACTCTCCAATGAACCAGGCTACTACCGCGCAGACGCCTTCGGTATTCGTATTGAAAACTTAGAACTTGTGGTTGACGTTCCTACAGCGGGAGATAGTCACATGCTAGGTTTTGAATCGTTGACGCGTTGCCCAATTGATACGCGAGCGATTGACACGTCACTGCTGACATCTGGCGAGATCGAGTGGCTTAATCATTACCACCAGCTAGTATGGGATGATGTCAACCCACTGGTGGAAGGTGAGGTCAAAACGTGGCTGTACCACGCCACGCAGCCTTTGACGTTCAACACCTAA
- the betI gene encoding transcriptional regulator BetI, translating into MPKVGMPDIRKPQLVKATMAVIERVGLHAASIALISREAGVSTGIINHYFGGKHGLLEETMRAILREHAKTVIAKLAAYPKNAHRERISAIVKANFSGYQARSEVAKTWIAFWSFSMHDPQLLRLQRVNEKRLISHLLIELKPLLPKPVAQRVAQGIAALIDGFWLRGTLNSEGINTEEASSIVSDYLAHQLAHAAQTNQ; encoded by the coding sequence ATGCCAAAGGTCGGGATGCCAGATATTCGTAAACCTCAGCTTGTGAAAGCTACCATGGCCGTCATAGAGCGAGTTGGACTACATGCAGCCAGCATCGCGTTAATCAGCCGAGAAGCTGGGGTCTCAACGGGAATCATCAATCATTACTTTGGTGGTAAACATGGACTACTTGAAGAAACGATGAGAGCGATCTTGCGAGAGCATGCAAAAACGGTCATAGCGAAGCTGGCAGCGTATCCCAAGAATGCCCACAGAGAACGCATTAGCGCCATTGTCAAAGCTAACTTTTCGGGCTATCAAGCCAGAAGCGAAGTGGCAAAAACGTGGATCGCCTTTTGGTCTTTTTCTATGCACGATCCTCAGTTACTGCGTTTACAACGGGTCAACGAGAAACGCCTCATTTCACACCTCTTAATTGAGCTCAAACCCCTGCTGCCAAAACCGGTAGCTCAACGTGTGGCTCAAGGCATTGCGGCCTTAATCGATGGGTTCTGGTTAAGAGGGACGTTGAACTCCGAAGGAATTAACACGGAAGAAGCCAGCTCTATTGTTTCCGATTACTTAGCCCATCAATTAGCGCATGCCGCGCAAACTAATCAGTAG